The Oscillospiraceae bacterium genome contains a region encoding:
- the carB2 gene encoding D-aspartate ligase — protein MADFLPVLLGSDANVYGMARSFYMEYGVTSLAIGKGRLAPTANSKLVQMAVVEPGLENDEVFRRTLTGFAAAHPGKTLVLVSCGDNYTGLMARSRAALEPFYKFACPTPELVEQLDTKEFFYHACRAHGLSYPQTFGCTNQNYKTVELPFAFPCIIKPSNSVAYWNCRFPHKKKVFVAYSKEEFNAITAAIYSSSYQDNLVLQEYIPGDDNCMRVLNCYSGLDHKVKLMALGRPLLEEQTPEGIGNYAAILSIKDEELMQRMKAFLEDVGWEGFSNFDMKYDARDGQYKLFEMNPRQGRSSFFVTASGYNLAKWLVEDVVEHKPQGLTIADAEHLWMIAPAGILRRYLKDEALLAEAKRLMRQGKVSHQLFCKEDAGLKRRVWYIKNQLNNFRKYKRYFGNKGLVD, from the coding sequence ATGGCAGATTTTCTTCCGGTGCTCCTGGGCAGCGATGCGAACGTTTACGGCATGGCCCGCAGCTTTTACATGGAATACGGCGTCACCAGCCTCGCCATCGGCAAGGGCCGCCTTGCTCCCACCGCCAACTCAAAGCTGGTGCAGATGGCCGTGGTGGAGCCCGGGCTGGAAAACGACGAGGTGTTCCGCCGCACCCTCACCGGCTTTGCGGCCGCCCACCCCGGCAAAACCCTTGTGCTGGTGAGCTGCGGCGACAATTACACCGGCCTGATGGCCCGCAGCCGCGCGGCGCTGGAGCCCTTTTATAAGTTCGCCTGCCCCACCCCTGAGTTAGTGGAACAGCTGGACACCAAGGAATTTTTCTACCATGCCTGCCGGGCGCACGGCCTGTCCTATCCCCAGACCTTCGGCTGCACCAACCAGAACTACAAGACCGTGGAGCTTCCCTTCGCTTTCCCCTGCATCATCAAGCCTTCCAACAGCGTGGCTTACTGGAACTGCCGCTTCCCCCACAAAAAAAAGGTCTTTGTCGCCTACAGCAAGGAAGAATTCAACGCCATCACCGCCGCCATCTACTCCTCCAGCTATCAGGACAACCTGGTGCTCCAGGAATACATCCCCGGCGACGACAATTGCATGCGGGTGCTGAACTGCTATTCCGGCCTGGACCACAAGGTAAAGCTCATGGCCCTAGGCCGCCCCCTGCTGGAGGAACAAACCCCCGAGGGCATCGGCAACTACGCCGCCATCCTCTCCATCAAGGACGAAGAGCTGATGCAGCGCATGAAGGCCTTCCTCGAGGATGTGGGCTGGGAGGGCTTTTCCAACTTCGACATGAAGTACGACGCGCGTGACGGCCAGTATAAATTGTTCGAGATGAACCCCCGCCAGGGGCGCTCCAGCTTTTTTGTCACCGCCAGCGGCTACAATCTGGCCAAATGGCTGGTGGAGGACGTGGTGGAGCACAAGCCCCAGGGCCTCACCATCGCCGACGCCGAGCATCTGTGGATGATCGCCCCCGCGGGCATCCTGCGGCGTTATTTAAAGGACGAGGCGCTTTTGGCCGAGGCAAAGCGCCTGATGCGGCAGGGCAAGGTAAGCCACCAGCTGTTCTGCAAAGAGGACGCGGGCCTCAAACGCCGGGTGTGGTATATCAAAAACCAGCTCAACAACTTCCGCAAATACAAGCGCTATTTCGGCAACAAGGGCCTGGTGGACTGA
- a CDS encoding helix-turn-helix transcriptional regulator, which yields MEVAIFFYNILLILLFAMNAQGFGFLWRKGRRKLDFWLMIMFLVFIVDDMLYYLAEFVDKLSASYSTVFAPSTFLAVGVNMAIIFSYYMISHHLRGLEVGYTPCIWWFVFSMCMAAAAAAGQENPVLAVAQNTLLIAIGAGQMFLAGARSGPAVPEGERRGWRRLCWGCGVMMALSGVEYALWYVFPQVSLSSLLNIISQRRFFLEVMSIVMAFAGIAYTGRRQELLTAAPGAGVKPTPAERFAAAYDLTGREREILEQVIAGRTNQEISEALCISLGTVKVHLHNIFQKADVTKRSQLLEEVRGFEERET from the coding sequence ATGGAAGTGGCGATCTTTTTTTACAACATCCTGCTTATTTTGCTGTTTGCGATGAACGCCCAGGGGTTCGGCTTTTTGTGGCGCAAGGGCCGCCGCAAGCTGGATTTTTGGCTTATGATCATGTTCCTTGTGTTTATTGTGGACGACATGCTGTATTATCTGGCCGAGTTTGTGGACAAGCTTTCGGCCAGCTACAGCACCGTGTTTGCGCCCAGCACCTTTTTGGCGGTGGGGGTGAACATGGCGATCATTTTCAGCTACTACATGATCTCGCACCACCTGCGGGGGCTGGAGGTGGGGTATACGCCCTGCATCTGGTGGTTCGTGTTCTCGATGTGCATGGCCGCCGCCGCGGCGGCCGGGCAGGAAAACCCGGTGCTGGCGGTGGCGCAGAACACCCTGCTGATCGCCATCGGCGCGGGGCAGATGTTTTTGGCGGGGGCGCGGTCGGGGCCGGCGGTGCCCGAGGGCGAACGGCGGGGCTGGCGCAGGCTGTGCTGGGGCTGCGGGGTGATGATGGCGCTTTCCGGGGTGGAGTACGCGCTGTGGTATGTATTCCCGCAGGTGAGCCTTTCGAGCCTTTTGAATATCATCAGCCAGCGGCGGTTTTTTTTGGAAGTGATGAGCATTGTGATGGCCTTTGCGGGCATTGCCTACACCGGCCGCAGACAGGAGCTGCTGACCGCAGCCCCCGGCGCAGGGGTGAAGCCCACGCCCGCTGAGCGGTTTGCCGCGGCGTACGACCTGACCGGCCGGGAGCGGGAGATCCTGGAACAGGTGATCGCGGGGCGCACCAACCAGGAGATCAGCGAGGCGCTGTGCATCTCGCTGGGGACGGTGAAGGTGCACCTGCACAACATTTTTCAAAAAGCCGACGTGACCAAGCGCAGCCAGCTGCTGGAAGAGGTGCGGGGCTTTGAGGAGAGGGAAACATAA
- the asnB_1 gene encoding asparagine synthetase B: MCGFVGFASAKHNAEEAKKTVKAMADLIAHRGPDGEGFYVDDRAALGHRRLSIIDLAGGAQPMFNEDGSLVIVYNGEAYNFMELRGQLIAAGHTFATQSDTEVLLHGYEQWGKDLPAKLRGMFAFVIWDKTTGTLFGARDIFGIKPFYYYQNEQGELLFGSEIKSFLPHPGFKKELNEERLPEYLSIEYIPNEETMFKGVYKLPGAHMFTWRAGSLEIERYYNIAYHIDEGRTLAEWEAAITETFSNSVAAHQIADVEVGCFLSSGVDSSFVVNEVAKGTPRVKSFSVGYEEEKYSELPYAQAFSQEIGVPSIANKVSADEFFQANKTIQWYLDEPMPNPSEVPLYFLTQNAAKYVKVVLSGEGADELFGGYPLYCAGRHFSGYAKLPRPLRKAAAALAKKLPDFKGKNFVLRGAQEPWQRCMRANYVFATPAERDKYLKKHYHDKAPEEFFKPYFDQVRGLDEPTQLQWVDMHTWMLYDILLKADRMSMANSLELRVPFLDKEMLELALSIPSRYRAGKTETKIALRRAALGQLPESVAKRKKLGFPVPLNDWLRQDKYYQMVRQAFEGEIAGQFFNVPELLRLLDEHKAGKNGGMTKIWSFYSFILWYEQFFVLR, encoded by the coding sequence ATGTGTGGATTCGTGGGCTTTGCCAGTGCAAAGCATAACGCCGAAGAGGCAAAAAAGACCGTCAAGGCCATGGCCGACCTGATCGCCCACCGCGGGCCGGACGGCGAGGGCTTTTATGTGGACGACCGGGCGGCCCTGGGGCACCGGCGGCTTTCCATCATCGACCTTGCGGGCGGCGCCCAGCCCATGTTCAACGAGGACGGCAGCCTTGTGATCGTCTACAACGGCGAAGCGTACAATTTTATGGAGCTTCGCGGGCAGCTCATCGCCGCCGGGCACACCTTCGCCACCCAGTCGGACACCGAGGTCCTGCTGCACGGCTACGAGCAGTGGGGCAAGGACCTGCCCGCAAAGCTCCGGGGCATGTTCGCCTTCGTCATTTGGGACAAAACCACCGGCACCCTGTTCGGCGCGCGGGATATCTTCGGCATCAAGCCCTTTTATTACTACCAGAACGAACAGGGTGAGCTTTTATTCGGCAGCGAGATCAAGAGCTTTTTGCCCCACCCGGGCTTCAAAAAAGAGCTCAACGAGGAGCGCCTGCCCGAGTACCTCTCCATCGAGTACATCCCCAACGAGGAAACCATGTTCAAGGGGGTGTACAAGCTGCCCGGCGCCCACATGTTCACCTGGCGCGCCGGCAGCCTGGAAATCGAGCGCTACTACAACATCGCCTATCACATCGACGAGGGCAGGACCCTCGCCGAGTGGGAGGCCGCCATCACCGAGACCTTTTCCAACAGCGTGGCCGCGCACCAGATCGCGGATGTGGAGGTCGGGTGCTTTTTGTCCTCCGGCGTGGATTCCAGCTTTGTGGTAAACGAGGTCGCCAAGGGCACCCCCAGGGTGAAAAGCTTCAGCGTGGGCTACGAGGAAGAAAAATATTCCGAGCTTCCCTACGCGCAGGCGTTCAGCCAGGAGATCGGGGTCCCCAGCATCGCCAACAAGGTGAGCGCCGACGAATTTTTCCAGGCGAACAAGACCATCCAGTGGTACCTGGACGAGCCCATGCCGAACCCCAGCGAGGTGCCGCTCTATTTTCTCACCCAAAATGCCGCCAAATATGTAAAGGTGGTACTCTCGGGCGAGGGGGCCGACGAATTGTTCGGCGGCTATCCGCTTTACTGTGCGGGCCGGCATTTCAGCGGCTATGCAAAGCTGCCCCGCCCGCTGCGCAAAGCCGCCGCGGCGCTGGCCAAAAAGCTGCCGGATTTCAAGGGCAAAAACTTCGTCCTGCGCGGCGCGCAGGAGCCCTGGCAGCGCTGCATGCGGGCCAATTACGTGTTCGCCACCCCCGCCGAGCGGGACAAATACCTCAAAAAGCACTACCACGACAAAGCCCCCGAGGAGTTTTTCAAACCCTATTTCGACCAGGTGCGGGGCCTAGACGAGCCCACCCAGCTGCAATGGGTCGATATGCACACCTGGATGCTGTACGACATCCTGCTCAAGGCCGACCGCATGAGCATGGCCAACAGCCTGGAGCTGCGGGTGCCATTTCTCGACAAAGAGATGCTGGAGCTTGCGCTCTCCATCCCCAGCCGCTACCGGGCCGGCAAAACCGAAACCAAGATCGCCCTGCGCCGCGCGGCGCTGGGGCAGCTGCCCGAAAGCGTGGCAAAGCGCAAAAAACTGGGCTTCCCGGTCCCCCTGAACGACTGGCTGCGCCAGGATAAATACTATCAGATGGTGCGCCAGGCGTTCGAGGGCGAGATCGCCGGGCAGTTCTTCAACGTGCCCGAGCTCCTGCGCCTTCTGGACGAGCACAAGGCCGGCAAAAATGGCGGCATGACCAAGATCTGGAGCTTTTACAGCTTCATTCTGTGGTACGAGCAGTTTTTCGTCCTGCGCTGA
- a CDS encoding MATE family efflux transporter — MSETNQAPAAAVDTSRELGTKPVGQLFLKYSLITLVGMAAQIIMVILEGIIMGNGLGAHGLAVISIIMSIETLNLALGGALGFGVSTLAGVRLGNGDKEGAAKAFSQGFWFSAYFIVAVSVLFAVFAPQLAGFLGATPDLMADTTLFIRLFMILYPFCILGQMLCSMARVDEKPGLATWAATGSAVLAIAYLYFAVFIMHWGVAMTAFYYGISIGAWFLVIFYFVGKGGSKVFKVRKADMKLDFSIVKEVVKLGLPMFLVQAATSVYTIVVNNSLGSYGGDLNIAAFSVINGYVVYMITMVCTTATYGLQPVASYNYGAGSYKRLRKLLSFSMLTTFGALAVCCGVFALFSGPVCTLFCGGDVELAALATSCTRIVLLGCSFGLMAQMMSTYFLSVDKILLSNIMGVCRYLFFAIPAVLIMSRTLGITGVWWAQPVGDICTFLFTLIFIVYEFRRLGRIIKKEENPVEA, encoded by the coding sequence ATGTCCGAAACAAATCAAGCGCCCGCCGCGGCAGTGGATACCAGCCGCGAGCTCGGCACAAAACCCGTCGGTCAGCTATTCTTAAAGTATAGCCTGATCACCCTGGTCGGCATGGCCGCCCAGATCATCATGGTCATTCTGGAAGGCATCATCATGGGCAACGGCCTGGGGGCCCACGGTCTGGCCGTCATCAGCATCATCATGAGCATCGAAACCCTGAACCTTGCCCTGGGCGGCGCCCTGGGCTTCGGCGTTTCCACCCTGGCCGGCGTGCGGCTGGGCAACGGCGACAAAGAGGGCGCGGCCAAGGCGTTCAGCCAGGGCTTCTGGTTCAGCGCTTACTTCATTGTGGCAGTTTCCGTGCTGTTTGCGGTCTTTGCGCCCCAGCTCGCCGGCTTTTTGGGTGCAACCCCGGACCTCATGGCCGACACCACCCTCTTTATCCGCCTGTTCATGATCCTTTATCCCTTCTGCATCCTGGGCCAGATGCTCTGCTCCATGGCCCGTGTGGATGAAAAGCCGGGTCTTGCCACCTGGGCCGCCACCGGCAGCGCCGTGCTGGCCATCGCCTATCTGTACTTTGCCGTGTTCATCATGCACTGGGGCGTGGCCATGACCGCGTTCTACTACGGCATCTCCATCGGCGCCTGGTTCCTGGTGATCTTCTACTTTGTGGGCAAGGGCGGCAGCAAGGTGTTCAAGGTCCGCAAGGCCGACATGAAGCTCGACTTCTCCATCGTAAAAGAGGTCGTAAAGCTGGGCCTGCCCATGTTCCTGGTGCAGGCGGCCACCAGCGTGTACACCATCGTGGTGAACAACTCCCTGGGCAGCTACGGCGGCGACCTGAACATCGCCGCGTTCTCGGTCATCAACGGCTATGTGGTCTACATGATCACCATGGTCTGCACCACCGCCACCTACGGCCTGCAGCCCGTGGCCAGCTACAACTACGGCGCGGGCAGCTACAAGCGGCTGCGCAAGCTGCTGAGCTTCTCCATGCTCACCACCTTCGGCGCGCTGGCCGTGTGCTGCGGCGTGTTCGCCCTGTTCTCCGGTCCCGTGTGCACCCTGTTCTGCGGCGGCGACGTGGAGCTGGCAGCCCTCGCCACCAGCTGCACCCGCATCGTGCTGCTGGGCTGCTCCTTCGGGCTGATGGCCCAAATGATGTCTACCTACTTCCTCAGCGTGGACAAGATCCTCCTCTCCAACATCATGGGCGTGTGCCGCTACCTGTTCTTCGCCATTCCCGCCGTGCTCATCATGAGCCGCACCCTGGGCATCACCGGTGTGTGGTGGGCGCAGCCCGTGGGCGATATCTGCACCTTCCTGTTCACCCTGATCTTCATCGTGTATGAATTCCGGCGCCTGGGCCGCATCATCAAAAAAGAGGAAAATCCCGTGGAGGCCTGA
- the asnB_2 gene encoding asparagine synthetase B, giving the protein MCGITGFTGHRSDKQKILKAMTAAIAHRGPDGAGEYYADGVALGHRRLSIIDLAGGTQPMFNEDKTLAVVFNGEIYNFMELRGELAEAGHVFATDHSDTEVLLHGYEEWGEGMLARLRGMFAFALWDEKDKSLFCARDHFGIKPLYYYQNGRGEFLFGSEIKSFLPHPGFEKKLNEDQLELYLTYQYSPGENTFFEGVKKLPPAHFLRWKDGEVSVRRYWEPSFEPDGSRTLEDWETEIQHKMAESVAAHKISDVEVGSFLSSGVDSSYMAHLAHVDKTFTVGFADKQYDETDYAAGFSKFLGVENYAYRIEPEEYWQNLPKIQYHMDEPLADAASVALYFVNREAAKQVKVCLSGEGADEFFGGYNIYKEPFTVSWYDRVPAALRRAVGWAAEKLPPVRGVNFLVRRAKPLEERYIGNTNLLGERQKKKLLRRYTGRVKPTDLSRPYFEKTKGQDPVTRMQYTDLHLWMVGDILLKADKMSMANSLELRVPFLDKEVFETARRIPVECRASAANTKLALRGAAAREIPEKTADKKKLGFPVPVRAWLRQEKYAAIVRRAFTSEAAAQFFNTKRLEKLLDQHVSGKRDNWRQIWCVFMFLTWYDEYFVKR; this is encoded by the coding sequence ATGTGTGGAATTACAGGCTTTACCGGCCACAGAAGCGATAAACAAAAGATCTTGAAGGCCATGACCGCCGCCATTGCCCACCGGGGGCCGGACGGCGCGGGCGAATATTACGCCGATGGCGTGGCCCTGGGGCACCGGCGGCTCTCGATCATCGACCTTGCGGGCGGCACCCAGCCCATGTTCAACGAGGATAAGACCCTGGCCGTTGTGTTCAACGGCGAGATCTATAACTTTATGGAGCTGCGGGGGGAACTGGCAGAGGCGGGGCACGTGTTTGCCACCGACCACTCGGACACCGAGGTGCTGCTGCACGGCTACGAGGAGTGGGGCGAGGGGATGCTGGCCCGGCTGCGGGGCATGTTTGCCTTTGCCCTGTGGGACGAAAAGGACAAGAGCCTTTTCTGCGCCCGGGACCATTTTGGCATCAAGCCCCTTTACTATTACCAGAACGGGCGGGGCGAATTTTTGTTCGGCAGCGAGATCAAGAGCTTTTTGCCTCACCCGGGGTTTGAAAAAAAGCTCAACGAGGACCAGCTGGAGCTGTATCTCACCTACCAGTATTCGCCGGGGGAGAACACCTTTTTTGAGGGGGTGAAAAAGCTGCCGCCCGCCCACTTCCTGCGCTGGAAGGACGGCGAGGTGAGCGTGCGCCGCTACTGGGAGCCAAGCTTTGAGCCGGACGGCAGCCGCACGCTGGAGGACTGGGAGACCGAGATCCAACATAAAATGGCAGAGAGCGTGGCGGCCCACAAGATCAGCGACGTGGAGGTGGGCTCGTTCCTCTCGTCCGGCGTGGATTCCAGCTATATGGCCCACCTGGCCCATGTGGATAAGACCTTTACCGTGGGCTTTGCCGACAAGCAGTACGACGAAACGGATTACGCCGCCGGGTTCAGCAAGTTTTTGGGGGTGGAAAACTACGCCTACCGCATTGAGCCGGAGGAGTATTGGCAGAACCTGCCCAAGATCCAGTACCACATGGACGAACCCCTGGCCGACGCGGCCAGCGTGGCGCTGTATTTTGTGAACCGGGAGGCCGCAAAGCAGGTGAAGGTGTGCCTTTCGGGCGAGGGGGCCGACGAGTTTTTTGGTGGCTATAACATTTATAAAGAGCCCTTTACCGTGAGCTGGTATGACCGGGTGCCCGCGGCGCTGCGGCGCGCGGTGGGCTGGGCGGCGGAAAAGCTGCCTCCGGTGCGGGGCGTGAACTTTTTGGTGCGGCGCGCAAAGCCTTTGGAGGAGCGCTACATCGGCAACACAAACCTTTTGGGGGAGCGGCAGAAAAAAAAGCTGCTGCGCCGCTACACCGGGAGGGTGAAGCCCACCGACCTTTCCCGCCCGTATTTTGAAAAGACGAAAGGCCAGGACCCGGTGACCCGGATGCAGTACACCGACCTGCACCTGTGGATGGTGGGGGATATCCTGCTGAAGGCCGACAAGATGAGCATGGCCAACAGCCTGGAGCTGCGGGTGCCCTTTTTGGACAAAGAGGTGTTTGAGACGGCGCGCCGTATCCCGGTGGAATGCAGGGCCAGCGCCGCAAACACAAAGCTGGCGCTGCGGGGCGCCGCGGCGCGGGAGATCCCAGAAAAGACGGCCGACAAAAAAAAGCTGGGCTTCCCCGTGCCGGTGCGGGCCTGGCTGCGGCAGGAAAAATACGCCGCCATTGTGCGCCGGGCATTCACCAGCGAGGCGGCGGCGCAGTTCTTCAACACAAAGCGCCTGGAAAAGCTGCTGGATCAGCACGTGAGCGGCAAGCGGGACAACTGGCGCCAGATCTGGTGCGTATTCATGTTCCTTACCTGGTACGACGAGTACTTTGTAAAGCGATAA